A genome region from Kaistia algarum includes the following:
- a CDS encoding sugar ABC transporter ATP-binding protein, whose translation MSDESIRLAGIEKSFGSAKILHDIHLSFRRGEVHALIGENGAGKSSLGKIIGGYYSFDAGTLSVFGKPVGHWSPRAALTSGIAMIHQELQLVPELSVAQNVFLGMESNRGGILSGGEAARFRLLDERCGFGLQAGTLIADLRIAERQKVEILRAIARDARVIIMDEPTSSLTADEAEKLHHVIRFLRDDGRTVIYVTHFLDHVLATADRVTIMRDGRVVRTGDIAGETKASLVEAMLGEPADVAFPPLPPAPAAEVAPLLEITGLTSDSGLHDITLDVRPGEIVGLIGLVGSGRSELARAIFGADPATGTVRIAGETYDNRSPRRSVERGLAFVPEDRRKQGLDLVQSVRPNMSLPHLGLVSRFGVLRPKEERRRTAEMIRHFNIVPGHIDGEVAYYSGGNQQKVLLSKWVYGAPRLVILDEPSRGVDIGARRRIHDFIVELARGGAAVLLISSELEEVISLSHRGYLMREGRIIDSVDCRTLGVEDALFRLFNIDRPAAVGPLTGAPS comes from the coding sequence ATGTCAGACGAATCCATCCGCCTTGCCGGGATCGAGAAGAGCTTCGGCAGTGCGAAGATCCTTCACGACATTCATCTCTCGTTCCGCCGTGGCGAGGTGCATGCGCTGATCGGCGAGAATGGCGCCGGCAAGTCCAGCCTCGGCAAGATCATCGGCGGCTATTATTCTTTCGACGCCGGCACGCTTTCCGTGTTCGGCAAGCCGGTGGGCCACTGGTCGCCGCGCGCCGCGCTGACGAGCGGCATCGCCATGATCCACCAGGAACTGCAACTCGTCCCCGAACTCAGCGTGGCGCAGAACGTCTTCCTGGGCATGGAGTCGAATCGGGGAGGCATCCTCTCCGGCGGCGAGGCCGCGCGGTTCCGCTTATTGGACGAACGCTGCGGCTTCGGACTGCAGGCCGGAACCCTCATTGCCGATCTGCGCATCGCCGAGCGGCAGAAAGTCGAGATCCTGCGCGCCATCGCCCGCGACGCCCGCGTCATCATCATGGATGAGCCGACCTCTTCGCTCACCGCCGACGAGGCGGAGAAGCTGCATCATGTGATCCGCTTTCTGCGCGATGATGGGCGCACGGTGATCTATGTGACGCATTTCCTCGACCATGTGCTGGCGACCGCCGACCGCGTCACCATCATGCGCGACGGCCGCGTCGTCCGGACAGGCGACATTGCCGGCGAGACCAAGGCGAGCCTCGTCGAGGCCATGCTTGGCGAACCCGCCGATGTCGCCTTTCCGCCGCTGCCCCCGGCGCCGGCCGCCGAAGTGGCGCCGCTCCTGGAAATCACGGGCCTCACCAGCGATTCGGGACTTCACGACATCACGCTCGACGTGCGGCCGGGCGAGATCGTCGGCCTGATCGGGCTGGTCGGCAGCGGCCGCAGCGAACTAGCGCGGGCGATCTTCGGTGCCGATCCCGCCACCGGAACGGTGAGGATCGCAGGCGAGACCTATGACAATCGCAGTCCGCGACGCTCTGTCGAGCGAGGGCTCGCCTTCGTGCCGGAGGACCGCCGCAAGCAGGGGCTCGATCTGGTCCAATCCGTGCGGCCCAACATGTCGCTGCCGCATCTTGGGCTCGTCTCGCGATTCGGCGTCCTGCGGCCGAAGGAGGAGAGACGGCGAACGGCCGAGATGATCCGCCATTTCAACATCGTCCCCGGCCATATCGACGGCGAGGTCGCCTATTATTCCGGCGGGAACCAGCAGAAGGTCCTGCTGTCCAAATGGGTCTATGGCGCGCCGCGCCTGGTCATCCTCGACGAGCCAAGCCGCGGCGTCGATATCGGCGCGCGACGGCGTATTCATGATTTCATCGTCGAACTCGCGCGCGGTGGCGCGGCGGTACTGCTGATCTCCTCTGAGCTCGAGGAGGTGATCAGCCTGTCGCATCGCGGCTACCTCATGCGCGAGGGCCGCATCATCGACAGCGTCGATTGCCGCACGCTTGGCGTCGAGGACGCTCTTTTCCGCCTCTTCAACATCGACCGCCCCGCCGCGGTCGGCCCGCTCACGGGAGCCCCGTCATGA
- a CDS encoding ABC transporter permease: MTDISTPARQTSARSVPISRQAVIWLQRYGILIIIALLMVGLSFLSDSFLTPRNLLNILNQSAPLAIIACALTLVIVGGGFDLSAGAVFGVASVSAAWVAVNVDPMLGILIGPLVGLALGIVNGLIITGFNVHSFLATLASSMVFRGIAILITGGALIPVRMEEFAWLGRGKIGIVNIAVIVFVLFAAAIMFLLNRTTFGRRVFAVGGNEEAAILSGVRTNWVKIATFGLTGFAAGLAGVIAVSRISMGQPQAGAGMELDAIAAVILGGTSIYGGKGAVWRSIAGVLLLALIGNGFNILNVNPFFKDLTTGLIIVVAVALSAGRKRR; this comes from the coding sequence ATGACCGATATCTCCACGCCAGCGCGGCAGACCTCCGCTCGATCCGTCCCGATCTCGCGGCAGGCCGTGATATGGCTGCAGCGCTACGGCATCCTCATCATCATCGCGCTGTTGATGGTGGGGCTGTCTTTCCTGTCCGATTCGTTCCTGACGCCGCGCAATCTGCTCAACATCCTGAACCAGAGCGCGCCGCTGGCCATCATCGCCTGCGCGCTGACGCTGGTGATCGTTGGCGGCGGCTTCGATCTCTCGGCCGGCGCGGTGTTTGGCGTCGCCAGCGTTTCCGCCGCCTGGGTCGCCGTCAATGTCGATCCCATGCTCGGCATCCTGATCGGTCCGCTGGTTGGACTGGCGCTTGGAATCGTCAACGGGCTGATCATCACCGGTTTCAACGTCCATTCCTTCCTGGCGACGCTCGCCAGCAGCATGGTATTTCGCGGCATCGCCATCCTGATCACCGGCGGCGCGCTGATTCCCGTGCGCATGGAGGAATTCGCCTGGCTCGGCCGCGGCAAGATCGGCATCGTCAATATCGCCGTGATCGTCTTCGTGCTGTTCGCAGCGGCGATCATGTTCCTGCTCAACCGCACCACTTTCGGCCGCCGCGTCTTCGCCGTTGGCGGCAATGAGGAGGCCGCCATCCTTTCCGGCGTGCGGACCAACTGGGTCAAGATCGCCACCTTCGGTCTCACCGGATTTGCAGCCGGGCTTGCCGGCGTCATCGCGGTCTCGCGCATTTCGATGGGCCAGCCCCAGGCCGGCGCGGGCATGGAACTCGACGCGATCGCGGCGGTGATCCTCGGCGGTACGTCGATCTATGGCGGCAAGGGCGCGGTCTGGCGCTCGATCGCAGGTGTCCTGCTACTGGCGCTGATTGGCAACGGCTTCAACATCTTGAACGTCAATCCCTTCTTCAAGGACCTGACGACCGGCCTCATCATCGTCGTAGCCGTGGCGCTCTCGGCGGGCCGCAAGCGGCGCTGA
- a CDS encoding O-antigen ligase family protein, translated as MHRRTLTGPNGVSFVLVALLLALAPVPVGSNRPFFWELNAVAVGLIAFLYLGFMAREPGRLRLPLAELYWPAVLGAISAAWMAVQLLPLPFDLFLPPVWSDASAALDFSLWRRISMDTAATSLMLLNYLTYGLLFFLVAEITVNDVRAHRFMQTLFAIVTAHAGIGIFLLFQLGDTMLFMQKWTYQGFATGFFVNRNSFATFLAFGLGIGSSLLVNAVLPRQRGKQNRPFREIFRLDNALIAIAGYGAGLAIIGSALLLTASRMGAFVGAVGLVMPVVLGAARAPGRRRTAFAIALVLVTVVLMVALLSAGGLTERFGSQEATQDLRWPLFVQTIGMILHRPFVGFGGGTFEDAFAIFHRLPLSADVVWDRAHNVYLELFADLGIFALGVMAAVAYVLWRTARALFGTTPSVAPVAAVTVGTIAILHSLVDFSLQIQAIELLFIAVLAAGYAQAVGSDSGERLAEPEIEVARPRAARGLEAGPFAAAARPKGPAARRMGEGSNGQ; from the coding sequence GTGCATCGACGCACCCTGACAGGCCCGAACGGCGTCTCCTTCGTCCTGGTCGCCCTGCTCCTGGCGCTAGCCCCCGTTCCGGTCGGAAGCAACCGGCCGTTCTTCTGGGAGCTGAACGCCGTCGCTGTTGGCCTCATCGCCTTCCTGTATCTCGGCTTCATGGCGAGAGAGCCTGGCCGCTTGAGGCTGCCGCTGGCAGAGCTTTACTGGCCCGCAGTCCTGGGCGCGATTTCGGCCGCATGGATGGCCGTGCAACTCCTGCCGCTGCCCTTCGATCTGTTCCTGCCGCCCGTATGGTCCGACGCTTCGGCGGCGCTCGACTTCAGCCTTTGGCGGCGGATCAGCATGGACACGGCGGCGACGAGCCTCATGCTGCTCAACTACCTCACCTACGGACTGCTGTTCTTCCTCGTCGCCGAGATTACGGTGAACGATGTGCGTGCGCATCGTTTCATGCAGACTCTGTTCGCCATCGTCACCGCGCATGCCGGCATCGGCATTTTTCTGCTGTTCCAGCTCGGTGATACGATGCTGTTCATGCAGAAATGGACCTATCAGGGCTTTGCAACCGGCTTCTTCGTCAATCGCAACTCCTTCGCGACGTTCTTGGCCTTTGGCCTCGGTATCGGGTCGTCTCTCCTGGTCAACGCCGTGTTGCCCCGCCAGCGGGGCAAGCAGAATCGGCCCTTCCGCGAGATTTTCCGGCTCGACAACGCCCTGATCGCCATTGCGGGCTATGGCGCGGGCCTCGCGATCATCGGCTCGGCGCTGCTGCTGACGGCCTCCCGGATGGGTGCTTTCGTGGGCGCTGTCGGGCTCGTTATGCCTGTCGTCCTTGGCGCTGCGCGCGCGCCGGGTCGCCGCCGCACGGCTTTCGCCATCGCGCTTGTGCTGGTTACCGTCGTGCTGATGGTGGCATTGCTGTCTGCGGGCGGACTCACCGAACGCTTTGGGAGCCAGGAAGCGACGCAGGATCTGCGCTGGCCGCTCTTCGTGCAGACGATCGGCATGATCCTGCACAGGCCGTTTGTCGGTTTTGGCGGCGGGACGTTTGAGGATGCCTTCGCCATCTTCCATCGTCTGCCGCTCAGCGCCGACGTCGTGTGGGACCGCGCGCACAACGTCTATCTCGAGCTGTTCGCGGATCTTGGCATCTTTGCGCTCGGCGTCATGGCGGCAGTCGCCTACGTCCTTTGGCGCACCGCACGTGCCTTGTTCGGCACGACGCCTTCCGTCGCTCCCGTTGCCGCCGTCACGGTCGGAACCATCGCCATCTTGCATTCGCTGGTCGATTTCAGCCTTCAAATCCAGGCGATCGAACTGCTGTTCATCGCCGTCCTGGCCGCCGGCTATGCGCAGGCGGTCGGAAGCGACAGCGGTGAGCGATTGGCCGAACCGGAGATCGAAGTTGCCCGCCCTCGCGCGGCGCGGGGTTTGGAGGCCGGGCCTTTCGCCGCCGCGGCTCGCCCGAAGGGACCTGCCGCCAGACGAATGGGGGAGGGCTCGAATGGGCAATAG
- a CDS encoding metal-dependent hydrolase family protein yields MSALLFTGGRFLDPSKDALLDGIDVLVEDGRIVEVSEHPIRSTSATRIDLGGRTLMPGLIDCHLHVVSTTVDGSANTLAPSSLIALKAGRILETILQRGFTTVRDCCGADLGLVMAIEQGVVDGPRLIISGKGLTQTGGHCDQRVRTDDRTQVMEERLGNLGRIVDGVDNCRLAAREELRKGAKFVKIMANGGVSSPTDPIHSIQYSRDEIKAIVEEAENAGTYVSAHVYTDKAIRRAVECGVHSLEHCNLIQSDTARLAAEAGAIAVPTLVAYEGLALEGERFGLSKEAAAKIEIVRKAGLESLSIMRDAGLPMAFGSDLLGELQKYHTMEFEILARVLPTAEIIRSATLIGAKLCKLEGEIGVIAPGAQADLLVVDGDPYADITLLADDGAHMSAILRGGRFYKNTLH; encoded by the coding sequence ATGAGCGCCCTGCTTTTCACCGGCGGGCGGTTCCTCGACCCGTCGAAGGATGCGCTGCTCGATGGCATCGATGTCCTCGTCGAGGATGGCCGAATCGTTGAAGTCTCGGAACATCCGATCCGATCCACCTCTGCGACACGGATCGACCTTGGCGGCCGGACGCTGATGCCTGGGCTGATCGACTGCCACCTGCATGTCGTCTCGACCACGGTTGACGGCTCGGCCAACACGCTGGCGCCGTCCTCGCTGATCGCGCTCAAGGCCGGCCGGATCCTGGAGACGATCCTGCAGCGCGGCTTCACGACGGTGCGCGACTGTTGCGGCGCCGATCTCGGCCTCGTCATGGCGATCGAGCAGGGCGTCGTCGATGGCCCGCGCCTGATCATCTCCGGCAAGGGGCTGACCCAGACGGGCGGCCATTGCGATCAGCGCGTTCGCACCGATGATCGCACGCAGGTGATGGAAGAGCGGCTCGGCAATCTCGGACGCATCGTCGACGGCGTCGACAATTGCCGCCTCGCTGCCCGCGAGGAACTCAGGAAGGGCGCCAAGTTCGTCAAGATCATGGCCAATGGTGGCGTGTCGTCCCCGACCGACCCGATCCACTCGATCCAGTACTCCCGCGACGAGATCAAAGCGATCGTCGAGGAGGCGGAGAACGCCGGCACCTATGTCTCGGCGCATGTCTATACCGACAAGGCGATCCGCCGCGCCGTCGAATGCGGCGTCCATTCGCTCGAACACTGTAACCTGATCCAGTCCGATACGGCACGGCTTGCCGCCGAGGCGGGCGCGATCGCCGTGCCGACCCTCGTTGCCTATGAGGGACTGGCGCTGGAAGGCGAGCGCTTCGGGCTCTCCAAGGAAGCGGCGGCGAAGATCGAGATCGTCCGCAAGGCCGGGCTCGAATCGCTTTCGATCATGCGAGACGCCGGACTGCCGATGGCGTTCGGCTCCGATCTGCTCGGCGAACTCCAGAAATACCACACGATGGAGTTCGAGATTCTCGCCCGCGTCCTGCCGACGGCGGAGATCATCCGCTCGGCGACGCTGATCGGCGCGAAGCTCTGCAAGCTCGAAGGCGAGATCGGCGTGATCGCGCCGGGCGCGCAGGCCGATCTCCTCGTGGTCGATGGCGATCCCTATGCCGACATCACGCTGCTCGCCGATGACGGCGCCCATATGTCCGCCATCCTGCGCGGCGGGCGCTTCTACAAGAACACGCTCCATTGA
- a CDS encoding sugar ABC transporter substrate-binding protein codes for MMKSNVLALAVGLAGLLSSAALVQAAEYKVAFLAASSQNGYNQAIYEGVKKAAAARGVEVEIFNGEFDATKQYSQVEDIVAGGKFQGIVIAPNDSIGIATAIEEATKAGLKVATTLFPIGPKLDVLEPQVPGLVTTVASNPAIGAKAQADAVIDFCKDKNPCKVVIIIGQKIYPFDNLRYDTYLKALGEQKNIEIVATVEGNYDPDKSMTGMQDVLQAHKDINVVLSNADQHLVGAEIAINDAGLDLKSLYLIGGGANQIAIDAIKAGRWDATLAQLPMSEGEYALNGVVDALEGKPTPAFTDEMSLGTVPPIITKSVLDAHPEYKPEWQG; via the coding sequence ATGATGAAATCGAATGTCCTAGCTCTGGCGGTGGGCCTCGCCGGGCTCCTGTCCAGCGCTGCCCTCGTTCAGGCTGCCGAGTACAAGGTCGCCTTCCTCGCCGCCTCCAGTCAGAACGGCTATAATCAGGCGATCTACGAAGGTGTGAAGAAGGCCGCCGCGGCCCGCGGCGTCGAGGTAGAGATCTTCAACGGCGAGTTCGACGCGACCAAGCAATATTCCCAGGTCGAGGACATCGTCGCCGGCGGCAAGTTCCAGGGCATTGTCATAGCCCCGAACGATTCGATCGGTATCGCCACCGCGATCGAGGAGGCGACGAAGGCCGGCCTCAAGGTCGCGACGACACTATTCCCGATCGGGCCGAAGCTCGACGTGCTGGAGCCGCAGGTCCCCGGCCTCGTCACCACGGTCGCGTCCAATCCCGCCATCGGCGCCAAGGCGCAGGCCGATGCCGTCATCGATTTCTGCAAGGACAAGAATCCCTGCAAGGTCGTGATCATCATCGGACAGAAGATCTATCCGTTCGATAATCTGCGCTACGATACCTATCTGAAGGCGCTCGGCGAGCAGAAGAACATCGAGATCGTCGCCACGGTCGAGGGCAATTATGACCCCGACAAGTCGATGACGGGCATGCAGGACGTGCTGCAGGCGCACAAGGACATCAATGTCGTGCTGTCCAATGCCGATCAGCACCTCGTCGGTGCCGAGATCGCCATCAACGATGCCGGGCTGGACCTAAAGTCGCTCTACCTGATCGGCGGCGGCGCGAACCAGATCGCCATCGACGCGATCAAGGCCGGTCGCTGGGATGCGACGCTGGCCCAACTGCCGATGAGCGAGGGCGAATATGCCCTGAATGGCGTCGTCGACGCGCTCGAAGGCAAGCCGACCCCCGCCTTCACCGACGAGATGTCGCTCGGCACCGTTCCGCCGATCATCACCAAGTCGGTTCTGGATGCCCATCCCGAATACAAGCCTGAATGGCAGGGCTGA
- a CDS encoding porin — MNFKTLLLGSAAAMVVAGGAHAADLTVAEPVDYVKVCDAFGKGFYYSPGTDTCIKVGGYVKFGTSVGDTDFTNYNSTYPDSNWSNFYTEVSIQLTASSVTEFGNLTGFLEMRAQTGNTGGFNTSLTQAVNATTKSAYMQTAYLSLGPVKAGYFDSLFDFGQGYNDTGGFSSDTKTDQIMLNYTVNGFGLALAVEDQRDRGSAGNLGGLTASTAVTYGYDSGTGQYYPILKTTYAEGGSDNIPNVIGAISYASGIVSAKLAAAYTDIALDRTGTGTASNPYVFSAQQGWAVGGSIELALDAFSAGDKFQIYGAYGDNANSFTGIAGGTSVAGLSSYTSQANAAMAQGTSWSAFASYKHVFTPAVYMAATASYAEYDGDGYYRGGDALQAWRGVLGAGWTPVKGLDVLAEGSYNSVTGEGSIKDGDAWSGVLWLKRSW; from the coding sequence ATGAATTTCAAGACTCTGCTTCTCGGCTCTGCCGCCGCGATGGTCGTGGCGGGCGGCGCTCATGCGGCGGATCTCACGGTCGCCGAACCGGTCGACTACGTGAAGGTCTGCGATGCGTTCGGCAAGGGTTTCTACTACTCTCCCGGCACCGATACCTGCATCAAGGTCGGCGGATACGTTAAGTTCGGTACGTCGGTTGGCGATACCGACTTCACGAACTATAACTCGACCTACCCGGACTCGAACTGGTCGAACTTCTACACGGAAGTGTCGATCCAGCTGACGGCCTCGTCGGTTACCGAATTCGGCAACCTGACCGGCTTCTTGGAAATGCGCGCGCAGACCGGCAACACGGGCGGCTTCAACACCTCCCTGACCCAGGCTGTCAACGCGACGACCAAGTCGGCCTATATGCAGACCGCCTACCTGTCGCTCGGTCCGGTCAAGGCCGGTTACTTCGACTCGCTGTTCGACTTCGGCCAGGGCTATAACGACACGGGCGGCTTCTCGTCGGACACCAAGACCGACCAGATCATGCTCAACTACACCGTGAACGGCTTTGGCCTCGCGCTTGCGGTCGAAGACCAGCGCGATCGCGGTTCGGCCGGCAATCTCGGCGGTCTGACCGCGAGCACGGCCGTCACTTACGGCTACGATAGCGGCACCGGCCAGTACTATCCGATCCTGAAGACGACCTATGCCGAGGGCGGTTCGGACAACATCCCGAACGTGATCGGCGCGATCTCCTATGCGTCGGGCATCGTCTCGGCGAAGCTCGCCGCGGCCTACACCGATATCGCTCTCGACCGTACCGGCACCGGAACGGCCAGCAATCCCTACGTCTTCTCGGCGCAGCAGGGCTGGGCCGTCGGCGGCAGCATCGAGCTCGCGCTCGACGCCTTCTCGGCTGGCGACAAGTTCCAGATCTACGGTGCCTATGGCGATAACGCCAACTCGTTCACCGGCATCGCCGGTGGCACCTCGGTGGCGGGCCTCAGCAGCTACACCTCCCAGGCGAATGCGGCCATGGCGCAGGGCACGAGCTGGAGCGCGTTCGCTTCCTACAAGCACGTGTTCACGCCGGCCGTTTATATGGCCGCGACCGCCAGCTATGCCGAATATGATGGCGACGGCTACTACCGTGGCGGCGACGCGCTTCAGGCGTGGCGTGGCGTTCTCGGCGCCGGCTGGACGCCGGTCAAGGGTCTCGATGTGCTGGCTGAAGGCTCGTACAACAGCGTGACGGGCGAAGGTTCGATCAAGGACGGCGACGCCTGGTCGGGCGTCCTCTGGCTGAAGCGCTCCTGGTAA
- a CDS encoding sugar transferase, translating into MFFDDSARVLIGDPRRGVSKGAYETDEESGSFPASQLISRAQAVNASRLKRVIDLLGAGALLIFFLPVMLLIALAIRLESKGPVLFRQQRYGVDRSVFMLLKFRSMTVMETEGAFRQVSAGDARITAVGRVLRRSSLDELPQLINVLLGQMSLVGPRPHAVAMDEAYATLIPNYCDRHLVRPGITGLAQIEGFRGPTDGLDKIRSRLRCDRTYIRRWSPAYDIKILLQTPLRLLTPNAF; encoded by the coding sequence ATGTTTTTTGATGATTCAGCACGTGTCTTGATTGGCGACCCTCGTCGAGGTGTCTCTAAAGGTGCCTATGAGACAGATGAGGAATCCGGGAGTTTCCCGGCATCGCAGCTCATATCCCGCGCTCAAGCGGTCAACGCTTCGCGATTGAAGCGTGTCATTGATCTCTTGGGGGCAGGGGCCCTGTTGATCTTCTTTTTGCCGGTCATGCTGCTGATCGCCCTGGCGATCCGTTTGGAGTCGAAGGGGCCCGTGCTCTTCCGGCAGCAGAGATATGGCGTCGACCGATCCGTCTTCATGTTGCTGAAATTCCGTTCGATGACGGTGATGGAGACTGAGGGTGCGTTCCGGCAGGTTTCCGCCGGCGATGCCCGGATAACGGCCGTCGGCCGCGTGCTTCGCCGCAGCAGTCTCGACGAACTTCCCCAGCTCATCAATGTTCTGCTGGGCCAGATGTCGCTGGTGGGTCCTCGTCCGCATGCCGTTGCCATGGACGAAGCCTATGCGACCCTAATCCCGAATTATTGCGACCGTCATCTGGTGCGTCCTGGCATCACGGGGCTTGCCCAAATCGAGGGTTTTCGCGGTCCGACGGATGGCCTGGACAAGATCCGCTCTCGGCTGCGCTGCGACCGCACCTATATCCGTCGCTGGTCGCCTGCTTATGATATCAAGATCCTGCTGCAGACGCCGCTGCGCCTGCTGACGCCGAACGCGTTCTGA
- a CDS encoding metallophosphoesterase family protein — protein sequence MRASLGAPSLLARLSTALVGSRPLASTAAGHAAIDLPDNDQILYVVGDVHGCLRQLQEMERRIGELASRSADREHVIVLVGDLIDRGPQSADVIDYAMTPPGGNLKRFVLLGNHEEAMLEAKESAVAAGDWLGFGGFETLKSYGADDVPRLQSRADFRQLQRMMDFLVPPDHWEWLRGLPKSLRWRNYFVVHAGVRPGLDINEQALRDLIWIREPFLSSDEDFGAVVVHGHTPGQQPMRYPNRIAVDTGCYASGTLSAVMLDRDNVRFLSVS from the coding sequence ATGAGGGCCTCGCTGGGAGCGCCGTCGCTGCTTGCCCGCCTTTCGACGGCGCTTGTCGGTTCCCGTCCGCTCGCCTCCACGGCTGCCGGTCACGCAGCGATCGATTTGCCCGACAACGACCAGATTCTCTATGTCGTCGGCGATGTTCACGGCTGCCTTAGGCAGCTTCAGGAAATGGAGCGCCGTATCGGCGAACTGGCATCGCGATCCGCCGATCGTGAGCACGTGATCGTGCTTGTCGGCGATCTCATCGACCGCGGTCCGCAATCGGCCGACGTCATCGACTATGCGATGACGCCGCCGGGCGGCAACCTCAAGCGGTTTGTCCTCCTTGGCAATCATGAGGAGGCGATGCTGGAGGCGAAGGAAAGCGCTGTGGCCGCCGGAGATTGGCTAGGCTTTGGCGGCTTCGAGACGCTCAAATCCTATGGCGCCGACGACGTGCCCCGCTTGCAGAGCCGCGCTGACTTTCGGCAGCTGCAGCGCATGATGGATTTCCTGGTTCCGCCGGATCATTGGGAATGGTTGCGGGGCCTGCCGAAATCGCTGCGCTGGCGGAACTACTTCGTCGTCCATGCCGGCGTTCGGCCCGGTCTCGACATCAACGAACAGGCGCTGCGCGATCTCATCTGGATCCGAGAGCCTTTCCTGTCGAGCGACGAGGATTTCGGTGCAGTCGTCGTTCACGGGCATACGCCGGGACAGCAACCGATGCGCTACCCCAACCGGATAGCCGTGGACACCGGCTGCTATGCGAGCGGCACCCTTTCGGCGGTCATGTTGGACCGTGATAATGTGCGATTCCTGTCCGTCTCGTGA